A window of Erpetoichthys calabaricus chromosome 12, fErpCal1.3, whole genome shotgun sequence contains these coding sequences:
- the timm13 gene encoding mitochondrial import inner membrane translocase subunit Tim13: protein MDNFTTDYSGAGGSGKMDTGTIMEQVKVQIAVANAQELLQRMTDKCFKKCVGKPGSSLDNSEQKCIAMCMDRYMDAWNTVSRTYNSRLQRERARL, encoded by the exons ATGGACAATTTCACTACCGACTACTCTGGAGCCGGTGGGTCTGGGAAAATGGACACCGGGACGATTATGGAACAAGTTAAGGTTCAGATCGCTGTAGCCAACGCGCAAGAACTCCTTCAG AGGATGAcagataaatgttttaaaaagtgtgTCGGTAAGCCTGGAAGCAGCCTGGACAACTCCGAGCAG aaatgcattGCCATGTGCATGGACCGTTACATGGATGCATGGAACACAGTATCGCGTACATACAACTCCCGACTCCAGCGAGAAAGGGCGCGTCTCTAG